The window GGTCTTCCTGATCGGCAACGCGGTCGGCAACGCGGCGCCGACCCCGGGCGGGGCCGGCGCCGTGGACAGCGCGCTGGTGACGCTGCTGGAGCACACCGCCTCGATGGAGGAGGGCGGCGCGCTGGCGGCCGTCGCGCTCTACCGCCTGCTCACCCTGGTGCTGCCGGTGCTCCCGGGCTGGGCGGCCTTCGCCTGGCTGCAACGGCGCGGGGCGCTGTAGCCGCCGTAGCGGCGGGGAGCGCCCTAAGCGCCGTAGCGGCGGAGCGCTGTGGCGGCGGAGCGCTGTGGCGGCGGGGCGCTGTGGCGCCGGGGCAGTGGCGCCGGGGCAGTGGCGCCGGCAGGGGCGCGGTGCCGCTACTCCCGGTACTCGTCCTCGTCGAGCTCGACGACCCGGCTCTGCTCGGCGACGTCCGCGACCTCGGTGGCCGGATCGGCGCCGAGCGCCCGCCGCTCGGCCAGCTCGTCGTACTCGTCGCCCTCGTCCGCCTCGTCGTCCGGCTCGACCGCCTCGGCGACCTCGTCCAGGTAGTCCTCGTGATTCTGCGGCATGGCGTCCGTCCTTGCTGCTCGGAGGCTCCCACGGGGCCCGTTGGGGTACTGGAAGTATCCGCCGAGGGCCGCCCGGACGCGATGCGCCACCGGGCCTTCGGCGTGTTGTCCGGTCCCGGTCCGCGGCCTGCGGACCGGCCTCCCGCCTGCCCGGCCACCGGCGCGCAAAACGGATGCCCGGCCGCCGGGGGTACGATCAGTGCCGTACCAGCAGGGCTTACCCTCACCCACCCGGTGGCCCCGAAGCCCTTACGAACGACGGGGAAATCATGTCCGGCTCGCACTACTTCACCGGTGCACCCGAGGTCGCCAGCGAGCGCCGTCCGATCACGGTCAGCCTGCCGGACGTCACCCTGGAACTGACCACCGACGCCGGTGTGTTCTCCCGCAGCCGGCTCGACCCGGGCACCCGGATCTTGCTGGAGCACGCGCCGCCGCCCCGGGTCCGCGGCCCGATCCTGGACGTCGGCTGCGGCTACGGCCCGATCGCGCTGACCTGGGCGACCAGGCGCAAGCGGCTGCCGGTCTGGGCGGTGGACGTGAACACCCGCGCGCTGGAGCTGGTCCGGCTCAACGCGGAGGCGCTCGGCCTGGGCAACGTGCAGGCCGCGCTGCCGGAGGACGTCCCCGAGGACCAGCGGTTCGCGGCGATCTACTCCAACCCGCCGATCCGGGTCGGCAAGGGCGAACTGCGCCGGCTGCTGCACCAGTGGCTCGGCCGGCTCACCCCGGACGGCTCGGCGTTCCTGGTGGTCCAGAAGCACCTGGGCTCGGACTCGCTGCAGAAGTGGCTGAACGACCAGGGCTACCC of the Kitasatospora sp. NBC_01246 genome contains:
- a CDS encoding class I SAM-dependent methyltransferase, translated to MSGSHYFTGAPEVASERRPITVSLPDVTLELTTDAGVFSRSRLDPGTRILLEHAPPPRVRGPILDVGCGYGPIALTWATRRKRLPVWAVDVNTRALELVRLNAEALGLGNVQAALPEDVPEDQRFAAIYSNPPIRVGKGELRRLLHQWLGRLTPDGSAFLVVQKHLGSDSLQKWLNDQGYPTTRVTSVNGFRILEARPRPEGEGPESGRGTTS